One genomic window of Chitinophagaceae bacterium includes the following:
- a CDS encoding T9SS type A sorting domain-containing protein: protein MKRFTTLMLLATMLSAQTMVFAQVPVQVVSGYITTNTTWTKDNIYLLTGFVYVNNGATLTIEPGTLIKGDKFSKGALIISRGAKLMADGTAAEPIVFTSNGPTGFRTYGDWGGIILLGKATINQAGGEAIIEGGVDDGQGNGTYGGGTAPDDNDNSGILRYVRIEFPGIAFAPNNEINGLTCGGVGRGTVLEHIQVSYSGDDSYEFFGGTVNAKYLIAFRGLDDDFDTDNGFSGKLQFLYSLRDPNIADISGSNGFESDNDATGSTNAPNTHALFSNVTIAGPKVTSSNAFNASYKRGAHLRRNTQACIYNSILMGYPTGIMVDGASSEANATADILQVRNTILSGCASSFEVASGSTFDISGWFNTPAYSNTIYTANTDVMLTDVFNLAGPNPTPAVGSPALSGASFAATNLTDPFFEAVDFRGAFGTTDWTLGWANWTPNNSVYTAINDPKIISGINVYPNPMSTSATLELNLAEANNVNIAITDLSGRMITEVLNEQLSAGNHTIYFQTPQLANGMYFVQVRTLNENRMIKLNVAD, encoded by the coding sequence ATGAAAAGATTTACAACATTAATGCTGCTGGCTACTATGCTTAGTGCACAAACAATGGTGTTTGCACAAGTTCCTGTACAGGTAGTTTCAGGTTACATTACCACCAACACAACATGGACGAAGGACAACATTTACCTTCTCACAGGATTTGTGTACGTTAACAATGGTGCCACTTTGACCATTGAACCCGGCACACTGATCAAAGGCGATAAATTTTCGAAAGGTGCACTCATAATTTCACGAGGTGCAAAGCTGATGGCTGACGGAACGGCTGCTGAACCCATTGTTTTTACTTCCAACGGCCCAACAGGTTTCCGTACTTATGGAGATTGGGGCGGAATAATTTTATTAGGTAAAGCAACCATCAACCAGGCCGGTGGTGAAGCAATTATTGAAGGTGGCGTAGACGACGGACAAGGCAACGGAACTTATGGTGGTGGTACTGCTCCTGACGACAATGACAATTCAGGAATTCTGCGTTACGTGAGAATTGAATTTCCCGGAATTGCATTCGCACCCAACAATGAAATCAATGGATTAACCTGCGGTGGTGTTGGAAGAGGAACCGTGCTCGAACACATTCAGGTAAGTTATTCAGGTGATGACTCGTATGAATTTTTTGGTGGAACAGTAAATGCAAAATACCTTATTGCCTTCCGCGGTCTGGATGATGATTTTGATACTGACAATGGTTTCAGCGGTAAACTCCAATTCCTGTATTCGCTGCGCGATCCGAACATTGCCGATATCAGCGGATCAAACGGATTCGAATCAGATAATGATGCAACAGGATCAACAAATGCACCGAACACACATGCACTTTTTTCCAATGTTACTATTGCCGGACCTAAAGTAACTTCCAGTAATGCATTTAATGCAAGTTATAAACGCGGCGCACACCTTCGCAGAAATACACAGGCCTGTATTTACAACAGTATCCTGATGGGCTATCCAACCGGAATCATGGTGGATGGCGCTTCTTCAGAAGCAAATGCAACTGCCGACATATTACAGGTTCGCAATACGATTCTTTCCGGTTGTGCGAGCAGTTTTGAAGTAGCATCAGGCAGCACATTTGATATCAGCGGCTGGTTTAACACGCCTGCATATTCCAATACCATTTATACTGCAAACACCGATGTGATGTTAACTGATGTATTCAATCTTGCCGGACCTAATCCAACTCCTGCAGTTGGTTCCCCTGCATTGAGCGGTGCTTCTTTCGCAGCAACCAATCTTACAGATCCATTTTTTGAAGCAGTTGATTTTCGTGGAGCATTTGGCACAACCGATTGGACTCTTGGCTGGGCTAACTGGACACCTAATAATTCCGTTTACACTGCTATCAATGATCCAAAAATAATTTCAGGCATCAACGTTTACCCAAATCCCATGAGCACAAGCGCCACACTTGAACTTAATTTAGCGGAAGCAAACAATGTGAACATTGCAATTACAGATCTGTCAGGAAGGATGATTACGGAAGTATTGAATGAACAACTCTCTGCCGGAAATCACACGATCTACTTTCAAACTCCACAACTTGCCAACGGCATGTATTTCGTGCAGGTGAGAACTTTGAATGAGAACAGGATGATTAAATTGAATGTAGCAGATTAA
- a CDS encoding alkaline phosphatase family protein: MNRTLFLLAMLHSIVPNCTAQETNMLVAGPMLGYVEHREALIWLQVTTAVNAVDVKYYPKNQPSNNITIHYRGTLEEAYNPEKIVLENLDMNTEYVYEIYLNNKKQLLPYPLTFKTKDIWEYRRPAPDFSFLFGSCAYINDPPTDRPGEVYGLSPRIFDTMAKVKTDFMLWLGDNTYTRESDYTSKSGFYYRYTHTRKCSNMQQLLSSRPNYAIWDDHDYGPNDSGASFELKDVSLQTFKDFWGNKTFGEADNPGVYTKFTWSDCDFFLIDDRYYRSDDGMNDTSSEKKFLGDKQLEWLVNSLLYSKASFKFLVFGSQVLNPLNEFEGFRFYKKEYDALLNLIKENKIPGVIFLSGDRHISEIIKVQPEGMYTLYDVTSSAFTSRSYAKFAETKEFKNPYRVVPVAVTEQNFMKVTISGERNNRSANIAAINADNKLVWQYEINQQELKWK, translated from the coding sequence ATGAACCGGACTCTTTTTCTACTCGCCATGCTGCATTCAATTGTACCAAATTGCACTGCACAAGAAACTAACATGCTCGTTGCAGGACCAATGCTTGGTTATGTAGAACATCGCGAAGCACTAATTTGGCTGCAGGTCACTACAGCCGTCAATGCTGTTGATGTAAAGTATTATCCAAAAAATCAACCTTCCAATAACATCACGATTCATTACAGAGGTACGTTGGAAGAAGCATACAATCCTGAAAAAATTGTTTTGGAAAACCTGGACATGAATACCGAATATGTTTATGAAATTTATCTCAACAACAAAAAGCAACTGCTCCCTTATCCACTAACTTTTAAAACAAAAGACATTTGGGAATACCGCCGGCCCGCTCCTGATTTTTCTTTTCTTTTCGGATCGTGCGCTTACATCAATGATCCTCCAACAGACCGTCCAGGCGAAGTGTATGGACTGAGTCCGCGCATTTTTGACACGATGGCCAAAGTAAAAACGGATTTTATGCTTTGGCTGGGCGACAATACTTATACCCGCGAATCAGACTATACTTCAAAGAGCGGCTTCTATTATCGTTATACCCACACACGCAAATGCAGCAACATGCAGCAGTTGCTTTCTTCGCGGCCTAACTATGCTATTTGGGATGATCATGATTATGGTCCTAATGATAGCGGAGCATCTTTCGAATTAAAAGATGTTTCCTTGCAAACCTTCAAAGATTTCTGGGGAAACAAAACTTTTGGTGAAGCAGATAATCCCGGTGTTTATACAAAATTCACGTGGAGCGATTGCGATTTCTTTTTGATTGACGATCGTTATTACAGGTCTGATGATGGCATGAATGATACCAGTAGTGAAAAAAAATTCCTTGGTGATAAACAACTGGAATGGCTTGTCAATAGCCTGCTCTACTCAAAAGCATCGTTCAAATTTCTCGTCTTCGGCAGCCAGGTACTTAACCCTTTGAATGAATTTGAGGGATTTCGTTTTTATAAAAAGGAATATGACGCCTTGTTGAATCTGATTAAAGAAAATAAAATTCCCGGAGTCATCTTTTTGAGCGGCGACCGTCATATATCGGAGATCATCAAAGTGCAACCCGAAGGAATGTATACTTTGTACGATGTAACAAGTTCAGCTTTTACTTCACGCAGTTATGCAAAATTTGCAGAAACAAAAGAATTCAAAAACCCTTATCGGGTGGTGCCTGTCGCTGTTACAGAACAGAATTTTATGAAAGTCACTATAAGCGGCGAACGCAACAACAGGAGTGCAAATATTGCAGCGATCAACGCAGACAATAAATTAGTTTGGCAATATGAGATCAATCAGCAGGAATTAAAATGGAAGTGA